The Planctellipticum variicoloris DNA window AGCCGATTCCGCATGCCACGGCTCAAGAAATTGTCCGGCCGAATCCATCCTCCATCCCTCTGAACTGCGGACGCCGGCCAGATCTGAGTTTCAACGAGGCTCTTCGAATCCCGCTTGCATTTGAAGATACACGCCGACAAATCGGGCATGAATCCGGGGAAACAGCAGTTTTCTGGCGGTGGCCGTCGATCACCGTTCCCGACGACGAGACTACTTTGTGTCTGACGTCGCTCGCGGCCGAACGGAGACAATCAGTTCGGCGTTGATCGCATTCGCCAGACGTTCCAGCGTTTCGACGGTGGGGTTCCCCTGGCCGCGCTCCAGCCGGGAGTAGTTGCCGCTGTTCATGTGCATGGCGTCGGCGACTTCTTTCGCCGACTTTCCGGAAGAGACGCGCAGTTCCCGCAACAGCTTCAGGACGTCTCCCAGCTTCACGGGTAGCTGCACCAGTTCCCGCAGCATCTGTCGACTCTCGGCGGCGGTCGCGTCCCGTTCCGCTTCCGCCTCTTTCCAAGACTGCTGCAGACGGACGGCCCGATCGGCCGGCAGCTTTCCGATGACTCGCTTTCCCAGGCGTTTCGCCATCATTTGTCGATCCTGA harbors:
- a CDS encoding helix-turn-helix domain-containing protein, whose protein sequence is MMAKRLGKRVIGKLPADRAVRLQQSWKEAEAERDATAAESRQMLRELVQLPVKLGDVLKLLRELRVSSGKSAKEVADAMHMNSGNYSRLERGQGNPTVETLERLANAINAELIVSVRPRATSDTK